The following DNA comes from Cytophagales bacterium.
CAGCTTTCAAGGAGTACACTATCGGGCAATTACAAGCCTAAAGCCGCTCTAGAATAGCCGCAAGATCTTTCGCCTGCTGATCACGGGAGTTATCTTTTAATAGCTGTTCGAAATGAGCTTCATTAATCACATAATCACCAGCATAAACCGATTGAATGAATTGGCCCATTTCCTTTGGGCTTTCACTCGAATGAACCTCCCCAATCTCATGGCCCAGAATGATCTCAGCTAGTTCTCCCTTATCCGGCGCTATACACAGAATGGGATGTTTCGCAGAAAGGTATTCAAAGAATTTCACAGGCAATACCCACTGCGCATTGTCACTTTTATTTTGGAGTAAAAGCAGCAAATCACATTTATTGTATTCCTGAAAAACCTCCTCATGCTTCAAATAACCCAGAAAAGTCGTCCTTTTTCCAAGGTATTCATCTTCCAACAACCGGGTTTTGACGGTCTCACTCACTATGCCTCCTATCCTGAGTCGTAATTTTTCCGCAAAACTTTCATCTTCGCTGCAAAACTTGCTCAACATGTCCCATAAGAAATCAGGGTCTCGCAATTCATTGAGTAAGCCGAAATATCCGATGGTGAAATGATCAAGATCAGGTGAAGTATTCGTTTCTGGATGACGCGCTGGCATACCATTCCTGATCACTTCGATGGTGACAGGTTGCTTTGTCTTAGATTGAAATTCTGCCGCATATCCCTTACCCACAGTTAACACGCGATCACAGCCTTCTAATACTTTTCTTTCCAGCCGTTTATGAACAGATAAGACCGGTGCCGACACATACAATTTGGGCAGAATATCCCATCCTGACCAGGCGTCTCGCAGGTCTGGCATCCACTTCAAAGCAGGGAAGATCTTTTTAAGCCTGAGACCAATCAAATGCATACTATGAGGTGGGCTGGTCGTGATGCAATGAGTAATGTTTTCTTCCCTGATCAGTTGTTTCAAAAATTTCACTGAAGGACGGACCCAAAACACACGCGGATCGGGCACAAACAAATTCCCTCTGATCCATACGAATAAGTGATCAAGCCAACTTTTACTGGACTTTTCCAACACCAGTCCCTGTTGTACTTTGTCTTTGTTCTTTTTCCCCGTCAATCGATGGAAGACGGAAAATGGCTCCCAAATCGGCTGCTTGATCACCCGAATGTCTGCTATCAGATCCAACAACGCATCATCCTTTATGTCGAATTGTGGATTGGATGGTGTGTATATAATCGGTTCCCAGCCTAATTGCTTAAGGTTAGAAGAAAAATGCATCCAGCGTTGCACCCCTACCCCGCCACTTGGAGGCCAATAGTAGGTAATGATCAGTACTTTTTTATGGTTGGTCTGCAAGTATATACTTCCTGTTAGTGCCCTGTAAAATTAAGTGTATTTTGAAGTGATTTATGCATGGTTCTGAAAAATGCCGGATTCGAATTATTGACAGCAAGACATTTCTGTAAAAACTCACAAAGTATTAGATTCGTATTTTCCTGAAGCATCTTCAATCAGAACATTTATTGAATTATTGGAGGCATAAAACACAACAACATGATTAATCTTCTGCGCGGTTTTAAATTTCAAAATATGCTATTCGTGGTAATGGCATTTGTGGTTTCATCATGTTTTATCCAGGAAACTGATGCACCTACCGGAACACTTACCATTTCTTTCAACAACGTTAGCCCTTCTTCCGGACGCGTTGCCAATGATGCAAATCCAGCTTTTATCCTCTTTTCAGCGAGTGATTCTGACGGTAATTTGATTTTTAACAACCAAAAGATAGAAATTTATAGCTTAGGTGATGGATACCTCTCTGAAAATATCCAAATGGAAATTGGATCCTATCAATTAGAAGAATTTTCGGTATTGGACGATGAGAACAATGTCATCTATTTGACGCCAAAAGAGGGATCAGAACTTGCAGCGTTTGTGAACGATCCACTCCCCATTAGTTTCGACATTACTTTCTCAAATGAAACAACAATATCACCTGAAGTACTCTCTTCCTCCTTCGGTGATGCCTTAGACTTTGGCTATGCTGTTTTTACTTTTAATATTCTTGACCCACTGACCAATAATCTGATCGCTTTCTTCGATTTTAAAGGAGATGCGAATGACAGAATTGGCAC
Coding sequences within:
- a CDS encoding glycosyl transferase — its product is MQTNHKKVLIITYYWPPSGGVGVQRWMHFSSNLKQLGWEPIIYTPSNPQFDIKDDALLDLIADIRVIKQPIWEPFSVFHRLTGKKNKDKVQQGLVLEKSSKSWLDHLFVWIRGNLFVPDPRVFWVRPSVKFLKQLIREENITHCITTSPPHSMHLIGLRLKKIFPALKWMPDLRDAWSGWDILPKLYVSAPVLSVHKRLERKVLEGCDRVLTVGKGYAAEFQSKTKQPVTIEVIRNGMPARHPETNTSPDLDHFTIGYFGLLNELRDPDFLWDMLSKFCSEDESFAEKLRLRIGGIVSETVKTRLLEDEYLGKRTTFLGYLKHEEVFQEYNKCDLLLLLQNKSDNAQWVLPVKFFEYLSAKHPILCIAPDKGELAEIILGHEIGEVHSSESPKEMGQFIQSVYAGDYVINEAHFEQLLKDNSRDQQAKDLAAILERL